A single genomic interval of Salvelinus sp. IW2-2015 unplaced genomic scaffold, ASM291031v2 Un_scaffold16312, whole genome shotgun sequence harbors:
- the LOC112080405 gene encoding equilibrative nucleoside transporter 1: protein MSVHEPKDKNNGVWLIFFMLGLGTLLPWNFFMTATMYFSSRLRDPSQMGTDLSGNGTGGEGDNRSLLEAKFNNVMTLCAMVPLLAFTCLNSVLHQRIPQKFRIMGSLAVILVVFLLTAILVKIEMAPLPFFTLTMIKIVIINCEFFRPF, encoded by the exons ATGTCCGTCCACGAGCCAAAAGACAA AAACAATGGCGTGTGGCTGATCTTTTTCATGCTGGGCTTAGGAACTCTCCTGCCATGGAACTTCTTTATGACAGCCACCATG TATTTTAGCAGCCGTCTCAGAGACCCCTCCCAAATGGGCACCGACCTGTCAGGCAATGGGACCGGGGGAGAAGGGGACAACCGTAGCCTTTTGGAGGCCAAGTTCAATAACGTAATGACACTTTGTGCCATGGTGCCTTTACTGGCCTTCACCTGTCTCAACTCAGTCCTGCATCAAAG GATTCCTCAGAAGTTTCGGATCATGGGCAGCCTGGCAGTGATTTTGGTGGTGTTTCTTCTGACAGCCATTTTGGTTAAAATAGAGATGGCACCCCTCCCCTTTTTCACGTTGACCATGATCAAGATTGTCATCATAAACTGTGAGTTTTTCCGGCCTTTCTAG